A genomic segment from Deltaproteobacteria bacterium CG11_big_fil_rev_8_21_14_0_20_49_13 encodes:
- a CDS encoding DNA-3-methyladenine glycosylase I, translating to MKQLVRCQWCEKDPVYIKYHDKEWGVPVHDDKKLFEFLVLEGAQAGLSWLTILKRREGYRKAFAGFNAEKVARFTPIHIERLLKDAGIIRNRLKVGAAVSNARAFLKVQEEFGSFDAYSWRFVDGERIVNPL from the coding sequence ATGAAACAACTTGTGCGTTGCCAGTGGTGCGAAAAAGACCCTGTTTATATCAAGTATCACGATAAGGAATGGGGAGTCCCCGTCCATGACGATAAGAAGCTATTCGAGTTTTTAGTGCTTGAAGGGGCACAGGCGGGGCTTAGCTGGCTCACTATACTTAAAAGGCGCGAAGGATATCGCAAGGCGTTCGCTGGTTTCAACGCCGAAAAGGTCGCGCGATTCACACCAATTCATATCGAACGTCTGCTTAAGGACGCGGGTATCATTAGAAATCGTCTAAAAGTTGGGGCCGCCGTTTCGAACGCCAGAGCATTTCTTAAGGTTCAGGAAGAGTTCGGTTCGTTCGATGCCTACAGTTGGCGCTTTGTTGATGGTGAAAGGATAGTAAACCCGCTG
- a CDS encoding ATPase — translation MKNRILVSTISARLSEKEPLIQVIVGPRQVGKTTALKAAIGEKAIYESADNPTPTQSSAIEEWWNRALESEAKILAIDEVQKISAWTEVLKKLWDKKPGALKVIVTGSSALLIEKGLRESLAGRFELIRAEHWNYQESKKVFDLSLSEFIEFGCYPGSLPILRNDINRWGQYVMDSIIEPAIGRDLLQLYPVDQPALLRQVFGAAISLPAQVVSLQKVQGQLHGKGTLPTIQHYLRLLSDAFLVSGVEKYSKSLLRMRKSSPKLIIHDNGLIRCFEKPINKRISPEKLGHYFENCIGARFIEAGWSTYYWKDRDAEVDFIVIGPNNEKWAVEVKSSKVSEKELKSLFKFCELHDDFEPVLVSLVGQRVDGIKSLAAEDVLSFSRKY, via the coding sequence ATGAAAAACAGAATACTTGTAAGTACCATTTCAGCCCGATTATCGGAAAAAGAACCCCTTATACAGGTGATCGTTGGCCCCAGGCAGGTAGGTAAAACAACGGCTCTTAAGGCAGCGATCGGAGAAAAGGCAATTTACGAGAGTGCGGACAATCCAACTCCAACACAGAGCAGTGCGATCGAGGAGTGGTGGAATCGGGCGCTAGAGAGCGAAGCCAAGATACTTGCCATAGACGAGGTCCAAAAGATATCAGCTTGGACAGAAGTTTTAAAAAAACTATGGGATAAAAAACCAGGGGCGCTTAAGGTCATAGTGACAGGGTCCTCGGCGTTATTAATTGAAAAAGGACTTAGGGAATCCTTAGCTGGAAGATTTGAACTGATACGGGCCGAGCACTGGAACTATCAAGAATCAAAAAAAGTCTTTGATCTGTCGTTAAGCGAATTCATAGAATTTGGCTGTTATCCTGGTTCCCTTCCAATACTAAGGAACGATATCAATCGCTGGGGCCAATACGTCATGGATTCGATTATTGAACCGGCGATCGGAAGAGACCTGCTGCAGTTATATCCTGTGGATCAACCAGCTCTGCTAAGACAGGTGTTTGGTGCGGCCATTTCACTTCCAGCCCAGGTCGTCAGCCTTCAAAAAGTTCAGGGACAACTGCATGGAAAGGGAACTCTTCCAACGATCCAACATTATCTAAGATTACTATCGGATGCTTTTTTAGTAAGTGGGGTAGAAAAATATTCTAAATCTTTACTACGGATGAGAAAGAGCTCACCAAAGCTGATAATTCACGATAATGGGCTCATTCGGTGTTTTGAAAAACCCATAAACAAAAGGATCTCACCGGAAAAACTGGGACATTATTTTGAAAATTGTATCGGCGCGCGCTTTATCGAGGCTGGATGGAGCACTTATTATTGGAAAGATAGGGACGCCGAAGTTGATTTTATTGTTATTGGCCCAAATAATGAAAAATGGGCGGTGGAGGTAAAAAGTTCCAAGGTCAGTGAAAAAGAACTGAAAAGCCTTTTTAAGTTCTGTGAACTGCACGACGATTTTGAACCAGTCTTAGTTTCGCTGGTTGGACAGAGAGTCGATGGAATAAAATCATTGGCTGCTGAAGACGTATTATCCTTTAGCAGAAAATATTAG
- a CDS encoding peptidoglycan-associated lipoprotein: MRKLSFIAAAVALAGCAKSGINVPSSYMGESKREAAAPPVTRVYFPFASDVILPAVEKELDQNVSWLKRNNGIYIILEGHCDEVGPKEYNMELGDRRARTVKAYLMEMGVDPERVIMLVSYGSERPLNPGHKVEDLRENRRAEFVTR; the protein is encoded by the coding sequence ATGAGAAAGCTGTCATTCATAGCGGCGGCGGTAGCTCTTGCAGGATGTGCGAAGAGCGGCATTAATGTCCCGTCTTCATATATGGGGGAGAGTAAGAGAGAGGCGGCGGCTCCCCCTGTGACCCGAGTCTATTTTCCGTTCGCAAGCGACGTCATCCTTCCAGCCGTCGAAAAAGAGCTGGACCAGAACGTGTCATGGCTAAAAAGGAACAATGGGATCTATATTATCTTAGAAGGCCACTGCGACGAGGTCGGTCCTAAAGAATACAATATGGAGCTTGGCGACAGGCGTGCGCGCACGGTCAAGGCGTATCTAATGGAGATGGGTGTTGATCCGGAGCGGGTCATCATGCTCGTGAGTTACGGCTCCGAAAGACCCTTGAACCCGGGACATAAGGTCGAAGACCTTCGCGAAAATAGAAGGGCCGAATTCGTCACTAGATAA